In the genome of Chthoniobacterales bacterium, one region contains:
- the rhaM gene encoding L-rhamnose mutarotase, producing the protein MIRKAFLMQVFPDQVEEYEKRHSPIWQELADLFASKGVHNYSIFHDKDTHLLFGYVEIEDEVAWASIASTDVCRRWWDHMKPLMKYHADGSPWSRDLREVFHLD; encoded by the coding sequence ATGATCCGCAAAGCATTCCTCATGCAGGTCTTCCCCGATCAGGTGGAAGAATATGAAAAGCGACACAGCCCGATCTGGCAGGAACTCGCCGACCTTTTTGCGTCGAAGGGCGTGCACAATTACTCGATCTTCCACGACAAGGACACGCATCTCCTTTTCGGCTATGTCGAGATCGAGGATGAAGTCGCATGGGCCTCCATCGCATCCACCGACGTATGCCGGCGCTGGTGGGACCATATGAAGCCGCTCATGAAATACCATGCAGACGGCTCACCATGGTCGCGCGATCTGCGGGAAGTCTTCCACCTTGATTGA
- the aroC gene encoding chorismate synthase: MSSFAGQLFRIATWGESHGGGVGVVIDGCLPQIELSEADIQKELDRRRPGQSDIVTPRKEADRCEILSGVFQGKTLGTPIAILVRNEDARPEAYKEMETMFRPSHADFTYQAKYGIRNWQGGGRASARETIGRVAAGVVARKVLDALHPGMEVLSWVGRVHQIASSVDPSKVKSADIEANAVRCPDAAAAEKMIARIKQARSDGDSVGGLVECVVRNCPPGLGEPVFDKLEADLAKAMLSLPATKGFEIGSGFEGTKLTGREHNDAFEMRGGRTRTVTNRSGGVQGGISNGEDIVFRVAFKPTATIASAQQTVTGSGENAELAARGRHDPCVVPRAVPIVEAMVWLVLAEHALRQRAQSAA; this comes from the coding sequence ATGTCGAGCTTCGCCGGGCAACTTTTCCGCATCGCCACCTGGGGAGAATCCCATGGGGGTGGCGTCGGTGTTGTCATTGACGGATGCCTGCCGCAGATCGAACTGAGCGAAGCGGACATCCAGAAAGAACTCGACCGCCGCCGCCCCGGGCAGAGCGACATCGTCACGCCGCGCAAAGAGGCCGACCGCTGCGAGATTTTATCCGGCGTTTTCCAAGGCAAAACCCTCGGAACGCCGATTGCCATCCTTGTGCGCAACGAGGACGCGCGTCCCGAGGCCTACAAGGAAATGGAGACGATGTTCCGCCCTTCGCACGCCGATTTCACTTATCAGGCGAAATACGGCATCCGCAATTGGCAGGGCGGGGGACGCGCCTCCGCGCGTGAAACCATCGGACGTGTCGCTGCCGGTGTCGTGGCTCGCAAGGTTCTCGACGCGCTTCATCCCGGCATGGAGGTGCTGTCATGGGTCGGCCGCGTGCACCAAATCGCATCAAGCGTCGATCCGTCGAAGGTGAAATCCGCCGATATCGAAGCGAACGCCGTCCGTTGCCCCGATGCCGCCGCGGCGGAAAAGATGATCGCACGCATCAAGCAGGCGCGTTCGGACGGCGATTCGGTCGGCGGACTCGTCGAGTGCGTTGTGCGGAATTGTCCGCCGGGCTTGGGCGAGCCGGTCTTTGACAAACTCGAAGCGGACCTGGCCAAGGCCATGCTCAGCTTGCCGGCGACGAAGGGATTTGAAATCGGATCCGGTTTCGAGGGAACCAAGCTTACTGGACGCGAACACAACGATGCTTTCGAGATGCGCGGAGGACGCACTCGCACCGTGACCAACCGCTCCGGCGGGGTGCAGGGCGGTATCAGCAATGGCGAAGACATTGTCTTCCGCGTCGCCTTCAAGCCCACCGCGACCATCGCCAGCGCCCAGCAGACCGTCACCGGCTCGGGTGAGAACGCCGAACTTGCGGCGCGCGGACGCCATGATCCGTGTGTCGTCCCGCGTGCCGTGCCGATTGTCGAAGCCATGGTCTGGCTCGTGCTGGCCGAGCATGCCCTGCGCCAACGCGCGCAAAGTGCGGCTTGA
- the efp gene encoding elongation factor P, translating into MPAANDLRKGMAIKYNNDTYVVLEVHHRTPGNLRAFVQAIIRSIKTGKSSDVRFGSTEKVELVDLQRRPLEFSYKDHEGYHFMDPETYETLELDEALLASVKNYLVENLKVDVLYAEGRAVEVEIPASVTLKVIESPEGLRGDTASNVQKPATLETGLVINVPLFIKEGETVKIDTRTGAYMGRA; encoded by the coding sequence ATGCCCGCCGCCAACGACCTCCGCAAAGGAATGGCCATCAAATACAACAACGACACGTATGTTGTCCTCGAGGTGCACCATCGCACTCCCGGCAACCTGCGCGCGTTCGTCCAGGCCATTATCCGCAGCATCAAAACCGGCAAGTCGAGCGATGTGCGCTTCGGCTCCACCGAGAAGGTCGAGCTGGTCGATTTGCAGCGGCGTCCGTTGGAATTCAGCTACAAGGACCATGAGGGATATCACTTCATGGATCCCGAGACCTACGAGACGCTCGAACTGGACGAAGCTCTCCTCGCCAGCGTCAAGAACTACCTCGTGGAAAACCTCAAGGTCGATGTGCTCTACGCCGAAGGCCGCGCGGTCGAAGTGGAAATCCCGGCCTCGGTCACGCTGAAGGTCATCGAGTCGCCCGAGGGTCTGCGCGGTGACACCGCCAGCAACGTGCAAAAGCCCGCCACGTTGGAGACCGGTCTTGTGATCAACGTCCCGCTCTTTATCAAGGAGGGCGAGACGGTGAAGATCGATACGCGCACCGGCGCGTATATGGGTCGCGCCTGA
- the menB gene encoding 1,4-dihydroxy-2-naphthoyl-CoA synthase, translated as MSMTVWHKIKEYTDLKFEKTEDGIARITINRPEVRNAFRPQTVGEMKDALDHCRDDASIGVIILTGEGDKAFCSGGDQKVRGDGGYIGADGVPRLNILDVQKQIRSLPKPVVAMVAGYAIGGGHVLHVVCDLTVAADNARFGQTGPRVGSFDGGLGASYLARVVGQKKAREIWFLCRQYDAQQALEMGLVNTVVPLARLEEETLKWCREILELSPMALRCLKAALNADCDGQMGLLDLAGNATLLYYLSEEAKEGKQAFVEKRKPDFSKYPRFP; from the coding sequence ATGAGCATGACCGTCTGGCACAAAATCAAGGAATACACGGATCTGAAGTTCGAGAAGACGGAGGACGGGATCGCCAGGATCACGATCAACCGTCCCGAGGTGCGCAACGCCTTTCGCCCGCAGACGGTCGGGGAAATGAAGGATGCGCTCGACCATTGCCGCGACGATGCGTCGATCGGCGTGATCATTCTCACCGGCGAGGGTGACAAGGCTTTCTGCTCGGGCGGAGACCAGAAGGTGCGGGGTGACGGCGGCTACATCGGTGCAGACGGCGTTCCGCGTCTCAACATCCTCGACGTGCAGAAACAAATCCGCAGCTTGCCCAAACCGGTGGTCGCCATGGTCGCGGGCTATGCGATCGGCGGCGGTCATGTGCTCCATGTCGTCTGCGATCTGACCGTTGCCGCCGACAACGCGCGCTTCGGCCAGACCGGTCCGCGCGTCGGTTCGTTCGATGGCGGCCTCGGCGCAAGCTACCTCGCGCGGGTGGTCGGACAGAAAAAAGCGCGGGAGATCTGGTTTCTTTGCCGTCAGTATGACGCACAGCAGGCCCTCGAGATGGGCTTGGTCAACACCGTGGTCCCGCTCGCGCGTCTCGAGGAAGAGACTCTCAAGTGGTGCCGCGAAATCCTCGAGCTTTCACCCATGGCCTTGCGTTGTCTCAAAGCCGCGCTCAACGCCGACTGCGACGGACAAATGGGTCTGCTCGATTTGGCCGGCAATGCGACGCTGCTCTATTACCTGAGCGAAGAAGCAAAAGAGGGCAAACAGGCCTTCGTGGAGAAGCGCAAACCGGACTTCTCCAAGTATCCTCGCTTCCCCTGA
- a CDS encoding KpsF/GutQ family sugar-phosphate isomerase: MDYLSKARRVIEVEAAELRRLAENLDGKAFGRAVETLRACVDKRGKIVVCGVGKSGHIGEKIAATLTSTGSTAVVLNSLNALHGDLGLVADGDVVLAISHGGETAELLNILPPLARFDVKLIAITGRPDSTLGHAADICLKVDVGQEACPLNLAPTSSTTAMLALGDALAMVLLEARGFQADDFARIHPGGSLGRVLLNRVKQIMRKASKMAVVSPDDNVLDALKRMTERRSGAAAVVGADGKLCGVFTHGDLARHYQTHPDLGSLPVVRFMTKSPVTIEGDKLAAEALHVLKTHRIDDLIVVDKENHPIGVIDSQDLSRLQGV, from the coding sequence ATGGATTACCTGTCGAAAGCCCGCCGGGTCATCGAAGTCGAGGCGGCGGAATTGCGCCGATTGGCGGAAAACCTTGATGGCAAAGCCTTCGGGCGGGCCGTGGAGACGTTGAGGGCGTGCGTGGACAAGCGGGGCAAAATCGTCGTCTGCGGAGTGGGCAAGTCGGGGCACATCGGCGAGAAAATCGCCGCGACTCTCACCAGCACCGGATCGACCGCTGTCGTCCTGAATTCCCTCAATGCCCTCCACGGTGATCTCGGCCTCGTTGCCGATGGGGATGTGGTGCTCGCCATCAGCCACGGCGGGGAAACCGCGGAACTCCTCAACATTCTCCCGCCGTTGGCGCGCTTCGACGTCAAACTCATCGCCATCACCGGACGTCCGGACTCGACGCTCGGCCACGCCGCCGACATCTGTCTCAAAGTCGATGTGGGCCAGGAGGCTTGCCCGCTCAATCTCGCGCCGACCTCCAGCACCACGGCCATGCTCGCTCTCGGCGATGCGCTGGCCATGGTCCTGCTCGAGGCCCGCGGGTTCCAGGCGGACGATTTTGCGCGCATTCACCCCGGTGGGAGCCTCGGCCGGGTTCTCCTTAATCGCGTGAAACAAATCATGCGCAAGGCCTCCAAAATGGCGGTTGTTTCACCCGATGACAACGTGCTCGACGCGCTCAAGCGCATGACCGAGCGCCGCAGCGGAGCGGCGGCGGTCGTCGGTGCCGACGGCAAGCTCTGCGGCGTGTTCACCCACGGGGATCTGGCGCGCCATTACCAGACGCATCCCGATCTCGGGTCGCTGCCGGTCGTGAGATTCATGACCAAGTCTCCGGTCACCATCGAAGGCGACAAGCTTGCCGCCGAGGCCCTGCACGTGCTAAAGACCCACCGTATTGACGACCTCATCGTGGTGGACAAGGAGAACCACCCGATCGGCGTGATCGATTCGCAAGATCTGTCCCGTCTGCAAGGCGTCTGA